A region of the Polaribacter sp. L3A8 genome:
AAATTATTAAGCTTTTATTTTACTTTTTTCGAAATACTAACCGCTAAAAGAAGTTATCTTGTCTATGCTTTAGAAAGTAGCAGTAGAGATTTTAAAAAATTAAAAACATTAAAGGGGTTACGAAAAGAGTACATTAATTATGTTCAGAATATTGGCATTGAAAAAATAGACTTAAAGCACGAAAGACTAGGGGAAATTCAAGATAAATCGATACAAGAATCCTCTTGGTTTCATTTATTAGTAACTCTTAAGTTTTGGCTAGATGATGTTTCTCCTTCTTTTGAAAAAACGGACCTATTTATAGAAAAATCTATCAATGCTCGTTTTGATTTAATGGATATAAAACCATTACAGAGTATCATAGATTTTGGGAAATTCATCCTAAAAGAAAAAGTAAACTTTAACTAAAAAAGAAGCCATGAAAACCATTGATTCTTTACCAACATCTAAAATTCAAAGAGCTTCTAAATTAGTTACAACCGGAGCTAAAATTGGTGTAAACTATCTTAAATATTACGGAGATAAAATTACTAAAACAGAAGAAGAAGCAAAAGCCAAGTTAAATGAAAACAACGCAGAAGATATATATGACGGCTTAAAAACATTAAAAGGAAGTGCTTTAAAAGTGGCGCAAATGTTAAGCATGGAAAAAAGTATTTTACCACAAGCTTATGTAGAAAAATTTTCACTATCTCAATTTTCTGTACCACCACTTTCTCCTGCTTTAGTTACCAAAACTTTTAAAAAGTATTTTGGTAAAAATCCGAATGAAATTTATGATAAATTTGATACCGTTTCTGTAAACGCAGCAAGCATTGGTCAGGTTCATAAAGCAGAAAAAGACGGAAAAGAATTGGCCGTAAAAATTCAATATCCTGGTGTTGCACAAAGTATAGCTTCAGATTTAGCATTGGTAAAACCTATAGCTATTAAAATGTTTAATATTAGAGGAAAAGATTCTGATAAATATTTTAAAGAAGTAGAAAGTAAATTAGTAGAAGAAACAAATTACGTTTTAGAAGTTGCACAAAGTAAGGAAATTGTAGCCGCTTGTAAACACATACCCAACCTAAAATTCCCTGAATATTATGCTGATTTATCGTCAGACAGAATTATTACAATGGATTGGATGCATGGTGTTCATTTATCTGAATTTTATACAGACAACCAAGAAGTTGCTAATAAATTAGGACAGGCATTATGGGATTTCTACATGTTTCAGATTCATAAATTACAAAAGGTACATGCAGACCCGCATCCAGGAAATTTTTTAATTTCTCCAGAAAACGAATTAATTGTAATTGATTTTGGGTGCATGAAAACAATACCCAATGATTTTTATGTTCCGTATTTTGAATTAGCAAAAAAAGAAAACATTTCTAATCCTGCTTTTTTTGAAGAAAAACTATTTCAATTAGAAATTTTAAGAGCAGATGATTCTAAAGAAGAATTAGATTTCTTTAGAGCTATGTTTCATGAAATGCTTAGTTTATTTACGCAACCGTTTCACCAAGAAGTATTTGATTTTTCTGATGAAGTTTTCTTTGGTAAACTTTCTGAACTGGGCGCTAAATATGCAAAAAGCACCGAATTAAAAGATATGAACGGTAACAGAGGTTCTAAACATTTTATTTACATCAACAGAACTTTTTTTGGATTGTATAATTTAATGCACGATTTAAAAGCAAAAGATATAAAAATTAATAATTTTAAAACTCTTTAATGGCTTTTTTCAACTTTAAAAACATTCAAGATTTAGAGCATCTTTATAAAATAAACCTTATAAATAGCTGCACTGGTTTTAAATCGGCAAATTTAATTGCCACCATATCTAATAAAGGCATTAGTAATGTAGCTGTATTTAGTTCTGTTACACATTTAGGCTCTAACCCACCAACGTTAGGTTTTATTTTAAGACCCACAACAGTGCCAAGAAATACTTATAAAAACATAAAAGAAAGTGGCGTTTTTACCATCAATCATATCTATGAAAATATCATAGAAGACGCTCATCATACATCCGCAAAATACCCAGAAGAAATTTCTGAATTTGATATGACAAAACTAGAAGAGGAATTTAAAGGAGATTTTAAAGCTCCTTTTGTTAAAAACTCTCCTGTGCAAATGAGTATGAAATTTGTAGAAGAAATACATATTACATCTAATAATGTGTTAATGATTGTAGCTCAAGTACAAGAATTATATGTTAAAGACGAATTGCTAGAAAATGATGGATTGATTAATTTATCTAAAGGAAATGTGGTTACAATTAATGGCTTAGATACGTATGCTGTTCCTAAATTCAAAAAAAAATTAGCGTATCAAAGACCTAAATAAAACATATGAAAATTCTTGTAACAGGTGCAACCGGCTATATTGGCAAACGCTTAATTCCGTTATTATTAAATGATGGGCATACCGTTATTTGCCCCGTAAGAGATAAAAAAAGAGCAGAAAGTTATTACAAAAATCAAAAAAAAGTTCAATTAGTAGAAGCTGACTTTCTAGATAGCAATAGCTTAACAAACATCACAACAGATATTGATGCTGCTTATTATTTAATTCATTCTATGACCAATTCTGCTAAAGAATTTCATGTTTTAGAAGAAAAATGCGCTTTCAATTTTAAACGATTTACAGAAACAACTAAAATAAAACAAGTTATTTATTTAAGCGGAATAACCAATGACACTAAACTTTCTAAACATTTACTATCAAGAAAAAATGTAGAAAAAACTTTAGCGTCTAATAAGTATGCATTAACCACTTTTAAAGCAGGAATCGTTGTTGGTTCTGGGAGTTCTTCCTTTGAAATTATTAGAGATATTGTAGAAAAACTACCTGCAATGATAGCTCCTAAATGGCTAAACACCAAAACACAACCTTTAGCAATTAGAGATGTACTCTCTTTTTTACACAAATCTCTTGGCAAAAAAGAACTTTACAATACCTCTCATGATATTTTTGGCCCAGAAATACTTACTTATAAAGAAATGTTATTGCAATTTGCTGAAGTAAGAAAATTAAAAAGGTATATTTTAACAGTACCCGTAATGACTCCAAAATTATCTTCGTATTGGTTGTATTTTGTAACCTCTACATCTTATAAACTAGCAAGCTCTTTAGTAAATTCTATGGGCGTAGAAGTTATTGGCAATAAAAGTAATATTAATACAGTTTTAGACGTAAAACCAATGTCTTATAAAGAAGCTGTAAAACTAGCTTTTAAAAAAATTGAACAAAATAGTATTATTTCTAGCTGGAAAGACTCATACATAAGTAGTGGGAAATTAAAAAATTATGTTCACGAATTTATAAATGTTCCTGAATATGGATGTTTTAAAGATTTAAAAAAAAGACCCCTCATCGATAAAAAAAGAACACTAAACAGAATTTGGGCTATTGGAGGAGAAACAGGCTGGTACTATGGCACGTTTTTATGGAAAATTCGTGGCTTTCTAGATCAATTTTTTGGTGGTGCTGGTTTGCGTAGAGGAAGAAGACACCCTACTGAATTAAATGTAGGTGATGCTTTAGATTTTTGGCGAGTAATATATGCTGACAAAGAAAAAGGAAAACTTTTATTGTATGCAGAAATGATAATGCCTGGTGAAGCATGGTTAGAATTTAAAATTATAGATGACACACTACACCAAACAGCCACTTTTAGACCTCATGGTTTGGCAGGTAGGCTATACTGGTACGCCGTAATGCCTTTTCACTGGTTTGTTTTTAATGGAATGATTAACAACATCAATAAATAAGTAACATAAAACTACATCTCATACATCTCCTTGTATTTTTTTTACACAATAGTAAACAACTGAAAAACAAATCCTTAAAATATTATAATATTTTGTTAATTATTGTTTAACTATAACTATTATTCGTTAAACATTTCTTATATTTGAAAGAGAAATAGTAATTACTTAAAAAAAAGTAACTTAAAACATTAGGTCTATACAACTATAAAAAAAATCTATCTAATAGTTAATTGAATGGCATAAAAATTGAGCAGTCTATAGAAACACCTAAAATAATGATACTGCAGATAAGGTTCTAAAACTTCATTTCGACAAAAAAGAAATAAGTACAAAACTTTAAAAGGCAGTAGAAAAGGGTAAAAGAAGAAAAATGAAACATTTAAAAATTAAGAAACTTCCAAAAAGGATGATTTTAAATGTTCAAGAAAAAAAGAGTAAAATATGGATTTAATAAGTAAAGCATTAGAGTTTGAAACAAGAAAAATGAGATTCCCAACTACTAGCGATCGTGTACTAGCAGCTAGAGAGGCAAAATCTTTAATTTTAAGTTTAAACGAAGTTTATAAAGAAAATAAAGATTCTGAAATTATGGATATCATGAAACGATTAACTGTAATTAAACAAAGAATTGAAAGGCGTTTAAAAGGAAAACCTTTAACAGCATAATTATTACAGATTTCTATTGTTTTTCTAACTTTTATAATTATATTCACAAATTATAGAATAAAACAGAGAAACAGAGAATGAATTTATTAGAAAGAGCGGAAGAATTTGAACACAGAAAATTCTCATTCAAAACAACAAGTGATAGAATTGTAGCATCTAGAGAAGTAAAAGCTTTAATACTAGAACTAAACGAAGTATATAAAGAAAGTAAAGATCTAGAAATCATGGATCAAATGAAGCGCTTAACAGCTGTTAAACAAAAAATAGAAAAGCGCTTGAAAGGAAGACCTTAAAAGCAAATGAATAAAATTTTAGTTATTGGAGGAAGTAAAGGAATTGGAAAAGCAATTATAAATGCTTTAATTGATGAAAATTCAATTATAAATTTAAGCAGAACAGCTCCTTTACTTTCTCATACTAATCTCCATCACTTTACCTGCGATATCCTTACAGATGATTTACCTGAAATAGACGCAATAGACACTTTAATCTATTGCCCAGGAAGCATCAACTTAAAACCAATTTCACGATTAAACTTAAACGATTTCAGAGAAGACTTTGAAATAAACGTTATTGGAGCTGTAAAAGCAATTAAACACTATTTACCTTCTTTAAAAAAAGGAAACAAACCTTCTATTTTATTATTTAGTACAGTTGCCGCAAAATTAGGAATGCCATTTCACGCAAGTGTAGCGACTTCAAAATCTGCGGTAGAAGGGTTAACCAAATCTTTAGGAGCAGAATTAGCACCTTTAATTCGTGTAAATGCAATTGCACCAACAGTAACAGACACAGACTTGGCCTCTAAATTATTACGCAATGAGCGTATGATAGAAAACATTAAAGAACGCCATCCGTTAAAAAAATATTTAGACCCAAAAGAAGTTGCAGATTTAGCTTCTTTTTTAATTTCAGAAAAAGCAAGTTCTATTTCTGGTCAAATTTTTGAATTAGACTGCGGAATTGTCAGTTTTAAACTATAATTAAATCAAAAAAACATGAATATTTACAATATAGAGATTAGCAGTCTCCAGAATATTCCTATCCATTTGTCAGATTTTAAAGGTAAATACATCCTTTTTGTAAATGTAGCTTCTAAGTGTGGTTTTACTCCACAATACAAAGAATTAGAAGAATTACATAAAACCTATAAAGACCATTTAGTTGTTATTGGGGTTCCTTGTAATCAATTCGGAAAACAAGAACCAGGATCTTCTGCAGAAATACAAGAATTTTGTAAACTGAACTATGGAGTTACTTTTTTAATTACAGAAAAAGTAGATGTAAAAGGTATTAATCAGCACCCATTATACACTTGGTTAACCACTAAAAGCTTCAACGATAAAAAAAGTAGTTCTGTAAAATGGAACTTTCAAAAATATTTAGTCTCTCCCGAAGGTAAATTAATTGATTATTATTTTTCGATTACAAAACCAATGAGTTCTAAAATTACAAAACACTTAAAATCGTAAAATTATGTTTGGTATATTTAAAAGAAAAAGTGAATTAGAAAAACTACAAGATTCCTATAAAAAAATAATGGAAGAAGCTTTTAAATTGCAATCAATTAATAGAACTGATAGCGATAAAAAATATTATGAAGCAGATATGTTAATGAAGAAAATTGAGTCTTTACAATCAAAACAATAAGTTTATGAAACTATTAAAAATTACAATATTGTTTTTAATCTTCAATTTTGGAGGCTTAGCTATTGGTAGTTGGTTAATGAATAATGGCCCATTAACAGAATGGTATACTAGTTTAAACCAAGCTCCTTGGACGCCGCCCGGTATTGTTTTCGGAATTGCTTGGACAGCTATAATGATTTGCTTTTCTTTTTATTTAGGCAAACTTTTTATCGTAGAAAACACACAAAAAAACAAAATCCTTTTTGCATTTCAATTTGCTTTAAACGTCAGTTGGAACTACATTTTCTTCAATCAACATTTTGTTTTATTTGGATTAATAGTACTCATTACCTTAACCTCGCTTCTACTTTATTACTTTTTTAAAACCAGTAATAAAACCGGAAATTATAAATTATTATTACTGCCTTATATAATTTGGCTGTGTATTGCAACATCCTTAAACCTTTACGTTCTAATCTATAATTAAGATGAAAATTTATACGTTTCAAAGAAAACAAAAACTACCAATTACGGTAGAGAAAGCTTGGGAGTTTTTATCTAGCCCCAAAAACCTAAAAACAATTACGCCAGATTACATGAGTTTCGATATCCTTTCTGGAGCAGAAAAACCTATGTTTGCAGGTCAGATTATACAATATATTGTTACCCCAATTCTTGGGATAAAAACAAAATGGGTAACCGAAATTACACACGTAAAAGAAAATGAATATTTTGTTGACGAACAACGTTTTGGTCCTTATTCACTGTGGCATCACAAACATTTTATCAAAGAAATTGAAGGTGGTGTAGAAATGGAAGATATTATAGATTATAAAGTTCCAATAGGTATTTTAGGTCAAATGGTACATCCGATATTAGTAAAACCAAAATTAGAAGAGATATTTGCATACAGACAAAAGAAATTAATAGAACTATTTGGAAAATATTAAGTAAATGAGTGAAAAAACAACTATTTTTTGGTTCAGAAGAGATTTACGGTTAGATGACAATTGTGGATTATTCCATGCACTAAAATCAGGTAAAAAAGTACTTCCAATTTTTATTTTTGATAAAGAGATTCTAAGTAAACTACAAAAAAATGATAGTCGTGTTTCATTTATTTATCAAGAAATCAAAAAAATCAATCTACAATTACTAGAAATAGGTAGCGCTTTAGAGGTGTATTATGGTAAAACAATTGATATTTACAATTCACTATCAGAAAAATATGCAATAGAAACTGTTTATACAAATCATGATTATGAACCTTATGCTATCAAAAGAGATTTAGAAGTTAAACAACTTCTAACATCAAAAAACATCAATTTTAAAACCTATAAAGACCAAGTAATCTTTGAAAGAAATGAAATTGTAAAAAAAGATGGAACGCCGTATAAAGTTTACACACCTTACTCAAAAAAATGGCTAGAAGCTTTTCATTTTAAAGGAATTCAATTGTATCCATCAGAAGAACATTTTGAAAATTTCAACAAAAGCAAAAAAAATCAATTATTAACCTTAAATGAGATTGGTTTTACAACATCTTCTATAAAGATAGCGTCTTATAACATTTCATCAGGGTTAATAGATCAATATGAAGAAACGAGAAATTTCCCTGCAAAAGATAGTACTTCAAAATTAGGTACACATTTGCGTTTCGGAACTGTTAGTATTCGTAAAATAGCCGATAAAGCTTCGAAAAGCAATGATATTACTTTCTTAAAGGAATTGATTTGGCGCGAATTTTTTATGCAAATTTTATGGCATTTTCCACATACCACTAAAGATAGTTTTAAACCGAAATACGATAGAATTCTATGGAGAAACAATGAAGATGAATTCGAAACTTGGTGTAAAGGAGAAACCGGTTATCCGTTAGTAGATGCAGGAATGAGGGAGTTAAACCAAACAGGTTTTATGCACAACAGAGTAAGGATGTTAGTAGGTAGCTTTCTTTGCAAACATTTATTAATAGACTGGAGATGGGGAGAAGCCTATTTTGCAGAAAAACTACACGATTATGAACAAGCTAGCAATATTGGTAATTGGCAATGGGTTGCAGGCACAGGTGTTGATGCAGCTCCTTATTTTAGAATTTTTAACCCTACAACTCAAATTCAAAAATTTGATAAAGATTTAAATTACATTAAAAAATGGGTTCCAGACTTTCAAGAACTCACCTATCCTGCACCAATAGTTGAACACAAACTTGCCAGAGAACGCTGTTTAGAAACTTATAAAAAAGCATTGGTAGATTTTTAGTTTACCTTAAAAAATCGGCTATTAATTAGAAATAGTTATGAAGTTTCATAAAAATAAAAATCATGAATAAAGTAGTTGAAAAAATTATTTTTAATCTAAATATATACAACGATATTCATTTAAACAGAAACCATAAACAACAAACGAAACAAGTTTGCGTTTTGTAAAGGTAACATGGAAAGATTATGATTAAACAATTTTTCTGTTTTATATAAATTATTCTTGTTTTAAAAGCTTCAAAATATATTTGAAGCTTTTTTATGAAAAAAAATGAAATTTTATTTGGTAGATACTAATAATTGCATTTAATTTGCGCTCTCAAAATAAAAGCCGATGTAGCTCAGCTGGCTAGAGCAGCTGATTTGTAATCAGCAGGTCGTGGGTTCGAGTCCCTCCATCGGCTCAAATTTTAAAAGTCTCAAAAAATATTTTTTGAGACTTTTTTTATGTGAAATATTAAATAAAACAAACTATTATTTTTTAAGATTTTTCGTTTTTTTAGGTTTCCTAAATTTTAACCGTTCATTTAAAAAAAGAACCTATTTAAGATTAAAAAAACCATAAATAATTGTAAAATCTTTATTATTTTAGACAATTAATTATCCTAATCATAATTATATGCTCATTATCGGAATTGCCGGAGGTACGGGAAGCGGAAAAACAACTGTTGTAAATCAAATTATTAAACAACTACCAACTAATGAAGTTTGTGTAATTTCACAAGATTCTTACTACAACGAAACGGTAAACATGTCTTATGAAGAAAGATCTAAAATTAATTTTGATCACCCAAGGGCTATTGATTTTGACTTAATTGTTAAACATTTAAAGAAATTAAAATCTGGTAAAACAATTGAACAACCTGTGTATTCTTTTGTAACACATAACAGAACAACAGATACCATAAAAACACACCCTAGAAAAGTAGTTATTGTTGAAGGAATTTTAATATTAAATAATGAAGCTTTAAGAGATTTGTTTGATATTAAAATATTTGTACATGCAGATACAGATGAACGATTAATTAGAAGAATTAGAAGAGATATTACAGAAAGAGGCAGAGATATTGATGAAGTTTTAAACAGATACCAAGACACTTTAAAACCGATGCACCTGCAATTTATAGAACCAACCAAAAATTTTGCCGATATTATTATACCCAATAACAAACACAATACAGTAGCTATTGATGTGGTAAGAACCGTAATTAATGATCGTTTATAATTATGATGTCTTTCAATAAATTCAAACAAAATAAAATAGTAAAAATTATGACAAATGCTTTTGTTATAATCTTAATCCCTTTTTTAATATGGATGTTTTTTATTGACGAAAACTCTTACTTAGTTCATAAAAAATTCGACAATGAAATAGAAAGTCTAGAGAGCACAATATCTTTCTACGAAAAGAAAATAGCAGAAGACAAAGCAACAATAAAAAAGCTAGGAGATTCGCTTCAACTAGAACGTTTTGCTAGAGAAAAGTATTTAATGAAAAAAGAAAATGAAGATATCTATTTAATAGAATTTGATACAATAAAAAAATAAATGAGTACTTCTCTTTTTGATGATTTTATAAAAACAACACCTGCTGCCTGGAAAAATAAAATTCAGGTAGATTTAAAAGGTGCAGATTATAATGAAACATTACTATGGAAAACTCAAGAAGGAATTGTTGTAAAGCCTTTTTACACAGCAGAAGACAGAACAAATATAAAGGTAGAAACACCAAAAAACGGATTTAATATCTGTCAAACAATATTTGTTGATGATGAAAAAATAGCAAATTCTTTAGCGATTGACGCCCTTAAAAGAGGCGCCAATTCTATTCAATTTACCGCAAACAAACCTTTCGATTACAAAAAATTACTACTTACAATAAATGTAAAAGAGATTTTCATTTATTTTCATTTCAATTTTTTAAATGACTCCTTTCAACTTAAAATATCAGAATTTATAAATTCTGATAAAACCTATTTTCAAACAGATGTTATTGGAAACTTAGCAGAAACAGGCAATTGGTTTTATAATTTAAAAGAAGATTTTATAAAGTTAGATAGAATTGTAAGTAAATCTAAAAATTGTATTTCGGTTTCGAGTGATTTATATCAAAATTGTGGCGCTAACATTACGCAGCAACTTGCCTACTCTTTAGCACATGCAAATGAGTATTTAAATAAATACGGAAGTACGGTTGCAGAAAAAATAAGTTTTTCTTTCTCTGTAGGAAGTAATTATTTTTTCGAAATTGCAAAATTAAGAGCATTTAGAATTTTATGGACAGCCCTTTTAGAAGAATATAATATAGCAGATTTAGAAGCTCACATTTTTGTACAACCAAGCTTAAGAAATAAAACCATCTATGATTATAATGTAAATTTATTAAGAACAACATCAGAATGTATGAGTGCAATTTTAGGTGGTTCAAACACTATCTCTAATATTTCTTATGATGCTGTTTATCATAAATCAAATGAATTTGGCGAACGTATTTCTAGAAATCAATTACTAATACTACAACAAGAAAGTTACCTACAAGAAGCGCAAGATTTTGCAGAAGGCTCTTATTATA
Encoded here:
- a CDS encoding TetR family transcriptional regulator C-terminal domain-containing protein produces the protein MARKKNISKDNLISWYMEFVLENNHQPKSVFSFAKENNFEEADFYKFYTSFDILEEAIFSEFFHHTITVLSKSEDYETFDARNKLLSFYFTFFEILTAKRSYLVYALESSSRDFKKLKTLKGLRKEYINYVQNIGIEKIDLKHERLGEIQDKSIQESSWFHLLVTLKFWLDDVSPSFEKTDLFIEKSINARFDLMDIKPLQSIIDFGKFILKEKVNFN
- a CDS encoding ABC1 kinase family protein, with translation MKTIDSLPTSKIQRASKLVTTGAKIGVNYLKYYGDKITKTEEEAKAKLNENNAEDIYDGLKTLKGSALKVAQMLSMEKSILPQAYVEKFSLSQFSVPPLSPALVTKTFKKYFGKNPNEIYDKFDTVSVNAASIGQVHKAEKDGKELAVKIQYPGVAQSIASDLALVKPIAIKMFNIRGKDSDKYFKEVESKLVEETNYVLEVAQSKEIVAACKHIPNLKFPEYYADLSSDRIITMDWMHGVHLSEFYTDNQEVANKLGQALWDFYMFQIHKLQKVHADPHPGNFLISPENELIVIDFGCMKTIPNDFYVPYFELAKKENISNPAFFEEKLFQLEILRADDSKEELDFFRAMFHEMLSLFTQPFHQEVFDFSDEVFFGKLSELGAKYAKSTELKDMNGNRGSKHFIYINRTFFGLYNLMHDLKAKDIKINNFKTL
- a CDS encoding flavin reductase family protein — translated: MAFFNFKNIQDLEHLYKINLINSCTGFKSANLIATISNKGISNVAVFSSVTHLGSNPPTLGFILRPTTVPRNTYKNIKESGVFTINHIYENIIEDAHHTSAKYPEEISEFDMTKLEEEFKGDFKAPFVKNSPVQMSMKFVEEIHITSNNVLMIVAQVQELYVKDELLENDGLINLSKGNVVTINGLDTYAVPKFKKKLAYQRPK
- a CDS encoding SDR family oxidoreductase, yielding MKILVTGATGYIGKRLIPLLLNDGHTVICPVRDKKRAESYYKNQKKVQLVEADFLDSNSLTNITTDIDAAYYLIHSMTNSAKEFHVLEEKCAFNFKRFTETTKIKQVIYLSGITNDTKLSKHLLSRKNVEKTLASNKYALTTFKAGIVVGSGSSSFEIIRDIVEKLPAMIAPKWLNTKTQPLAIRDVLSFLHKSLGKKELYNTSHDIFGPEILTYKEMLLQFAEVRKLKRYILTVPVMTPKLSSYWLYFVTSTSYKLASSLVNSMGVEVIGNKSNINTVLDVKPMSYKEAVKLAFKKIEQNSIISSWKDSYISSGKLKNYVHEFINVPEYGCFKDLKKRPLIDKKRTLNRIWAIGGETGWYYGTFLWKIRGFLDQFFGGAGLRRGRRHPTELNVGDALDFWRVIYADKEKGKLLLYAEMIMPGEAWLEFKIIDDTLHQTATFRPHGLAGRLYWYAVMPFHWFVFNGMINNINK
- a CDS encoding SDR family NAD(P)-dependent oxidoreductase, which gives rise to MNKILVIGGSKGIGKAIINALIDENSIINLSRTAPLLSHTNLHHFTCDILTDDLPEIDAIDTLIYCPGSINLKPISRLNLNDFREDFEINVIGAVKAIKHYLPSLKKGNKPSILLFSTVAAKLGMPFHASVATSKSAVEGLTKSLGAELAPLIRVNAIAPTVTDTDLASKLLRNERMIENIKERHPLKKYLDPKEVADLASFLISEKASSISGQIFELDCGIVSFKL
- a CDS encoding glutathione peroxidase → MNIYNIEISSLQNIPIHLSDFKGKYILFVNVASKCGFTPQYKELEELHKTYKDHLVVIGVPCNQFGKQEPGSSAEIQEFCKLNYGVTFLITEKVDVKGINQHPLYTWLTTKSFNDKKSSSVKWNFQKYLVSPEGKLIDYYFSITKPMSSKITKHLKS
- a CDS encoding Lacal_2735 family protein, with the protein product MFGIFKRKSELEKLQDSYKKIMEEAFKLQSINRTDSDKKYYEADMLMKKIESLQSKQ
- a CDS encoding TspO/MBR family protein, producing MKLLKITILFLIFNFGGLAIGSWLMNNGPLTEWYTSLNQAPWTPPGIVFGIAWTAIMICFSFYLGKLFIVENTQKNKILFAFQFALNVSWNYIFFNQHFVLFGLIVLITLTSLLLYYFFKTSNKTGNYKLLLLPYIIWLCIATSLNLYVLIYN
- a CDS encoding SRPBCC family protein; amino-acid sequence: MKIYTFQRKQKLPITVEKAWEFLSSPKNLKTITPDYMSFDILSGAEKPMFAGQIIQYIVTPILGIKTKWVTEITHVKENEYFVDEQRFGPYSLWHHKHFIKEIEGGVEMEDIIDYKVPIGILGQMVHPILVKPKLEEIFAYRQKKLIELFGKY
- a CDS encoding cryptochrome/photolyase family protein; its protein translation is MSEKTTIFWFRRDLRLDDNCGLFHALKSGKKVLPIFIFDKEILSKLQKNDSRVSFIYQEIKKINLQLLEIGSALEVYYGKTIDIYNSLSEKYAIETVYTNHDYEPYAIKRDLEVKQLLTSKNINFKTYKDQVIFERNEIVKKDGTPYKVYTPYSKKWLEAFHFKGIQLYPSEEHFENFNKSKKNQLLTLNEIGFTTSSIKIASYNISSGLIDQYEETRNFPAKDSTSKLGTHLRFGTVSIRKIADKASKSNDITFLKELIWREFFMQILWHFPHTTKDSFKPKYDRILWRNNEDEFETWCKGETGYPLVDAGMRELNQTGFMHNRVRMLVGSFLCKHLLIDWRWGEAYFAEKLHDYEQASNIGNWQWVAGTGVDAAPYFRIFNPTTQIQKFDKDLNYIKKWVPDFQELTYPAPIVEHKLARERCLETYKKALVDF
- the udk gene encoding uridine kinase; protein product: MLIIGIAGGTGSGKTTVVNQIIKQLPTNEVCVISQDSYYNETVNMSYEERSKINFDHPRAIDFDLIVKHLKKLKSGKTIEQPVYSFVTHNRTTDTIKTHPRKVVIVEGILILNNEALRDLFDIKIFVHADTDERLIRRIRRDITERGRDIDEVLNRYQDTLKPMHLQFIEPTKNFADIIIPNNKHNTVAIDVVRTVINDRL
- a CDS encoding FtsB family cell division protein — its product is MTNAFVIILIPFLIWMFFIDENSYLVHKKFDNEIESLESTISFYEKKIAEDKATIKKLGDSLQLERFAREKYLMKKENEDIYLIEFDTIKK
- a CDS encoding methylmalonyl-CoA mutase subunit beta; the encoded protein is MSTSLFDDFIKTTPAAWKNKIQVDLKGADYNETLLWKTQEGIVVKPFYTAEDRTNIKVETPKNGFNICQTIFVDDEKIANSLAIDALKRGANSIQFTANKPFDYKKLLLTINVKEIFIYFHFNFLNDSFQLKISEFINSDKTYFQTDVIGNLAETGNWFYNLKEDFIKLDRIVSKSKNCISVSSDLYQNCGANITQQLAYSLAHANEYLNKYGSTVAEKISFSFSVGSNYFFEIAKLRAFRILWTALLEEYNIADLEAHIFVQPSLRNKTIYDYNVNLLRTTSECMSAILGGSNTISNISYDAVYHKSNEFGERISRNQLLILQQESYLQEAQDFAEGSYYIESITQQLANNALVLFKQIEKSGGFLKLLKAGTIQKKIKENAKKEEIDFLKKEIILLGTNLQQNKEDKMLQELVLYPFVKQRNIKTLLPPLTRNRLSESLEKERLDSEKS